From the genome of Pseudoxanthomonas sp.:
CCATCACCATGATCGCCACCAGTGCCACCACCGGAACCTGCGAGACCCACGGCTTCAGCAACACCATCAGCACCAGCAGGAACACGCCGGCGAACAGCGTCGACAGCCGGCCGCGGCCGCCATAGCGCACGTTGCCCACGGTCTGGCCGATCATGCCGCAGCCGGCGATGCCGCCGAACAGGCTGGCGCCGATATTGGCCAGGCCCAGGCCGGCGCATTCGCGGCCTTTGCTGCTGGGGCTATCGGTGAGTTCATCGACCACGCGCGCGGTCATCATCGATTCCAGCAGGCCGACCATGGCGATGGCGATCGCCGGCCCGGCGATGATCCGCAGCGTGTCCATGTCCAGCGGCACCACGATCCCGTGCCAGCCCGGCAGGCTGGACGGCAGCTGGCCCAGGTCGGCCACGGTCTTCAGCGGCAGGCCCAGCCAGGTGGTCACCAGCGTCAGCACCACGATGCAGATCAGCGGCGAGGGAATCGCCTGCAGCCCAGGCAGCGGCACGCGCGGCAGGCCGTAGATGATCACCAGGCCCAGCGCCAGCATGGCCCAGGTCGCGATGGTCGCGCCGGCCAGCTGTGGCAGCTGCGCGCTGAAGATCAGGATCGCCAGCGCGTTGACGAAACCGGTCCGCACCGAGCTGCTGACAAAGCGCATCAGCACGCCCAGCCGCAGCAGCCCGAACACGATCTGGATCACCCCGGCCAGCACGCCGGCCGCGAGCAGGTAATGCAGCCCGTGCGTGGCTACCAGCGGCGCGGCCACCAGTGCGACCGACCCCGCCGCGGCCGAGATCATCGCCGGGCGGCCACCGGCGAAGGCGATCACCACCGAAATCACGAACGAGGCATACAGCCCTACCTGCGGATCCACCCCGGCCACGAACGAGAACGCGATGACTTCGGGAATCAGCGCGAAGGTCGCCACGGCACCGGCGAGCAGTTCGCGCACGGGTCTGCGGCGCCACTGCGCCAGTTCGGATCGGACAAGGGACATGGGATTTCCTGCGACGGCCTGGACCCGCGCGCGGACCCAGCGCGGGCAAACGGGGTGCGCATTGTGCCAAGCCGGCGCGGCGCGTGCACCGGAACATGGCCTGCAGCCTTACCCGCGCTGGTGTTTTTCAGCCATGCAGGCGTGGGGGATAATGGCCGCATGCACGCCGCCGACGATGATCCCCGCCCCGTCGCCCCCGAGCCACCGCTCCCCAGCGATTGCTGCGACAGCGGCTGCGACCCGTGCGTCTACGACCTCTATACCGAAGAATGCACCCAGTACCGGCACAGGCTGGCCCAGTGGCGCGAGCGGCATCCGGACGCCGAAGGCTAGGCGCTGGCCACAAGGGAAGGCCCGAACGATGACCGTCATGACCCGCCATGCGGTTGTTGAAAGCCCCGCGAGGGCGGGGACCCGGTGACTTCGGGTCAACCTCACTGGCGTTGACCCGGCATGCAGCGGCTGGGAAGCGCGTCGCGCCTGCGCAGTGCTTTCAACAACCGAATGACGGGTAGCGACGCGCGGAAGCGGCGTTGCTCAGCGCTGCCCGGCCACTGACTCCAGCGCGCACTGTCCGGAGCAGCAGCCGGCTTCGTCCTCATCCACGACACACAGGAACCTTGTCGTCTGTCACGGCTGCCACGCCACGCGCACGCCTACCCTGCCCACGCCCCCGAACGCTGCCCTGGAGAACGACATGCGCGTGTTTTCCCATCCTCGCTTCCTGCAGGTGTATTCGGCCGTGCTGACGGCGGTCCTGGTGGTCGGTGTCACCACCGGTGCCACGCGCGGGCCGGTCAAGGCCAGTTTCGACGAGATCACCGTGCAGAAGCTCACCCTGGTCGAACCCGACGGCACCACCCGGCTGGTGATGGCCAACAATGCCAACCTTCCCGGCGCGGTGTTCCATGGGCACCAGTACGCACATGACACGCGCAGGCAGGACGGCACCGCCGGCCTGATCTTCTACGACGCCGAAGGCAGCGAAAGTGGCGGCCTGACCTTCGGCGGACTCAAACGCCAGGACGGCAAGGTGGTCCGCGACGGACACCTGTCCTTCGACGCCTACGACCAGGACGAGCTGTCCAGCTGGAACTCGGCACAGACAGAGACGGGCACACGGACCGGCATCATGTTCAAGGACGAACCGGACTGGCCGCTGGAAGACGCATTCAAGGTGATGCAGGCCAATGCCGGTGCCAGCGAAGCCGAAAAACAGGCCGCGTTGAATACCTTCCTGGCCAGCCGTGCCCCGATGCACGTCCAGCGTGCCTGGCTGGGCCGCAACCCGGATGCCTCTTCGTCGCTGGAATTGCGCGACCGCGACGGCAAGGTGCGCATCACCGCGCGGGTGGATGCCGACGGCACGCCAAGGCTGTTGTTCCTGGATGCAAGCGGCCAGGTCACCGAGGCCTGGCCGCAGGCCACGCGCAAATAGCCCGCACGACGAAGGAACGACGCGTCACTACACCGATACGGCGATGTGCTCGCGCAGCCAGATGTGGGCCGGATCGCGATGCATGCGTTCGTGCCACAGCATCGCCATGTCGTAGCCGGCCACCTCCAGCGGCGCGTCCACGACCCTGAGCGCGGCATTGCCGCGGACCAGGCGCTCGGGCAGCAACGCAACCAGGTCGGTGCTGGCCAGCACCGACATCACGAACAGGAAATGCGGCACCGACAGCACCACGTTGCGGGCCATGCCGACCGCGGCCAGCGCATCGTCGGTCGGCCCGTTGAAGCCGCCGCCATCGGGCGACACGATCACGTGTTCCAACCGGCAGAACTGGGCCAGGGTCGGCTTGCGCTTCAGCTTTGGATGATCGCGACGCCCGGCCAGCACGTAGCGTTCGGAGAACAGCACGCGCCGGCGCAGCCCCGGCGGCGAACCGTGCACAGTGTGGAAGGCCAGGTCGATCTGGCCCTGTTCGGCCTGGTGAGCAATACGTGTCGGGGCCATGTCCAGCACGGCCAGACGAGTGCCGGGCGCAGCGGTGCGCAGGCCCGCCATGGCCGGCAGCACGATCGTCGATTCACCATAGTCGGAGGCCGCCACGCGCCATGTTCTGTCTGCCTGGGCTGGATCGAACGGCCTGGACGAGGACACGGCCTGGGCCAGCGCGGCCAGGGCTTCGCGCAGTGGCCCGCGCAGGCTTTCCGCGCGTGCGGTCGGGCGCATGCCGCGTGGTCCCGGCAGCAGCAGCGGATCGCCCAGCGTCTCGCGCAGCTTGGCCAGCTGCACGCTCACCGAAGGTTGGGACAGATGCAGCCGCTGCGCGGCGCGGGTCACGTTGTGCTCGGACAGCAGCGCATCCAGCGTGACCAGCAGGTTCAGATCCATCCGCCGCAGATCGTTCATGGCTATACCAGGAATATCAGGAATTCATTTCCACTATAGCGAGACGGTGCCTAGGGTAGACGCCTCTCCCAACGATCCCCCCGCCATGAATGTTCTGATCGTCCATGCCCATCCCGAACGCACGTCGCTGACGCACCGGCTCGCCGAGATCTCCGCCGAGGTGCTGAAAGCGCAGGGCCACCAGGTGACCGAATCCGACCTCTACGCCATGGGCTGGAAGGCGGTGTTCGACGCCCAGGATTTTCCCGAACGCGCCAACCACCAGCGCCTGTCCTTCATCGAGGAATCGGGCCACGCCTTCTCCAACGGCTGCCAGACTGCCGATGTCGAAGCAGAGCAACGCAAGGTCCTGGACGCCGATGCGCTGATCCTGGTATTCCCGCTGTGGTGGTTCGGCATGCCGGCCATCATGAAGGGCTGGATCGACCGGGTCTGGGCATTCGGCCTGGCCTATGGATACAAGGGTGCCGGCAACGCCTACCGCTACGGCGAAGGCGGCCTGGCTGGCAAGCGTGCCCTGCTGGCCGTCTCGGCCGGCGGTCCTGCCGAGGACTACGCCCCGCGGGGCATCAATGGCCCGCTGGAACAGCTGCTGTTCCCCATCACGCACGGCACGCTGTTCTTTCCCGGCATGCAGGTCCTGCCCACCTTTGCCGTCTACGGCAGTGGCCACCTCGACGCAGGCCGCATGGCCGAAACGGCCGACGCATGGCGCAGTCGCGTCGAGCGGCTGTTCGAGGACGCGCCCATCGCCTTTCGCCCCCAGAATGGCGGTGACTATCCGGACCGCCATGTGCTGGCCGACCACATCCAGCCGACCCAATCGGGGCTGACAGTCCATATCGCAAATGGCGACCCGCCCTGCGAAGCGCAGGTGGCCAACTTCGCACCCGCCCGCTGCGGCCGTTCCGAAGGACCGGAGCGAAGGCATTCGTGATTCCCGGCAACGCGAGCGGGCGTCCCCACACGACCCGCGATACGAGAGCCTGGATTTGCTTGGGATGCAGGGCGTGCCCAGCACCTGACCCGCAGCGATGCGCCGGCGCCTCAGGTAGGATGCGGGCCCCTCTTCGATCCGCGCCGCGCCTGCCGGCCGCGCGCCTGTTCCCGTGCCCCATTCGACCGCGCCCCTGCTGATCCGCTCCACTGCCCAGGCGCTGGCAGCCGCGCGCGATGCCGGCCTGCCCACGTGGAGCGGCTCGCTCGACCTGGGCCGCTCGACCGGCACGGCGCTGCTGCACGCCGACATGTGGGAATGGCGCGGTGTGCACTACCCGTATCCGGGCAAGCTCAAGGACCGCACGATTTATGCCTGGGACGGCGAGGACTTCGCCCCGGTGTCGCGCTTCGACGGCGGGCTGATCAAGCTGGTGCCCACCGACTGGGGCGTGCCCACGTTTGAAATCGACGGCATCAAGATGCTGCCTTCGGCCAAGGAGTCGCCACTGGACGATGCGCGCCGCAAGGTCGCGCTGGTCGAACCGCGCGGCAAGGTGGTGCTGGATACCTGCGGCGGACTGGGCTACTTCGCCGCCTGCTGCCTGGATGCGGGCGTGGCGCGCATCGTCTCGTTCGAGAAGAACGCCGACGTGCTGTGGCTGCGCACGCTCAATCCCTGGTCACCGGATCCGGAAACCAGCGAAGGCCGCCTGCAGTTGAGCCATGGCGATGTATCGCAGGCCATCAACAACATTGGCGACGCCTCGGTCGATGCGCTCCTGCACGATCCGCCGCGTTTCGGCATTGCCGGCGAGCTGTATTCGCAGGTGTTCTACGACCAGCTGGCGCGCGTGCTCAAACGCGGCGGCCGGCTGTTCCATTACACCGGCAGCCCCAACAAGCTCACCAGCGGCCGCGATGTCCCGCGCGAAGTCGCCAGGCGCCTGGAAAAAGCCGGCTTCACCGCGCAGCTCGCGCTGGACGGCGTGCTGGCGGTCAGGCGTTAGGGAAACCCGAAATCAAGCCCTGGCCGGGCGTGACGGGCGCACGCTCAACAGGCCCAGGTGGCGGAACCATAGTTCCAGCGGCACGGTGACCAGCGGCGGCATTGCGGCCAGCAGGCTCACGATCCAGGCCCACCACGGCCAGCGCTGACGCACGGCGGTGACCAGACAGGCCGCGACGTACAGCAGGAAGGCCGCACCGTGCAGGCGGCCGAACAGCCAGACGACCAGTTCGGTGGTGCCGGTGCCGTACTTCAGGACCATGCCGATCAGCAGGCCGGCCCAGGTCAGGCCTTCGAACAACGCGG
Proteins encoded in this window:
- a CDS encoding LysR family transcriptional regulator; translation: MNDLRRMDLNLLVTLDALLSEHNVTRAAQRLHLSQPSVSVQLAKLRETLGDPLLLPGPRGMRPTARAESLRGPLREALAALAQAVSSSRPFDPAQADRTWRVAASDYGESTIVLPAMAGLRTAAPGTRLAVLDMAPTRIAHQAEQGQIDLAFHTVHGSPPGLRRRVLFSERYVLAGRRDHPKLKRKPTLAQFCRLEHVIVSPDGGGFNGPTDDALAAVGMARNVVLSVPHFLFVMSVLASTDLVALLPERLVRGNAALRVVDAPLEVAGYDMAMLWHERMHRDPAHIWLREHIAVSV
- a CDS encoding oxidoreductase-like domain-containing protein — protein: MHAADDDPRPVAPEPPLPSDCCDSGCDPCVYDLYTEECTQYRHRLAQWRERHPDAEG
- a CDS encoding MnmC family methyltransferase, producing the protein MPHSTAPLLIRSTAQALAAARDAGLPTWSGSLDLGRSTGTALLHADMWEWRGVHYPYPGKLKDRTIYAWDGEDFAPVSRFDGGLIKLVPTDWGVPTFEIDGIKMLPSAKESPLDDARRKVALVEPRGKVVLDTCGGLGYFAACCLDAGVARIVSFEKNADVLWLRTLNPWSPDPETSEGRLQLSHGDVSQAINNIGDASVDALLHDPPRFGIAGELYSQVFYDQLARVLKRGGRLFHYTGSPNKLTSGRDVPREVARRLEKAGFTAQLALDGVLAVRR
- a CDS encoding DUF3817 domain-containing protein, with product MRSPPLSPTGRLFAAAALFEGLTWAGLLIGMVLKYGTGTTELVVWLFGRLHGAAFLLYVAACLVTAVRQRWPWWAWIVSLLAAMPPLVTVPLELWFRHLGLLSVRPSRPARA
- a CDS encoding NAD(P)H-dependent oxidoreductase; translated protein: MNVLIVHAHPERTSLTHRLAEISAEVLKAQGHQVTESDLYAMGWKAVFDAQDFPERANHQRLSFIEESGHAFSNGCQTADVEAEQRKVLDADALILVFPLWWFGMPAIMKGWIDRVWAFGLAYGYKGAGNAYRYGEGGLAGKRALLAVSAGGPAEDYAPRGINGPLEQLLFPITHGTLFFPGMQVLPTFAVYGSGHLDAGRMAETADAWRSRVERLFEDAPIAFRPQNGGDYPDRHVLADHIQPTQSGLTVHIANGDPPCEAQVANFAPARCGRSEGPERRHS
- a CDS encoding SulP family inorganic anion transporter; amino-acid sequence: MSLVRSELAQWRRRPVRELLAGAVATFALIPEVIAFSFVAGVDPQVGLYASFVISVVIAFAGGRPAMISAAAGSVALVAAPLVATHGLHYLLAAGVLAGVIQIVFGLLRLGVLMRFVSSSVRTGFVNALAILIFSAQLPQLAGATIATWAMLALGLVIIYGLPRVPLPGLQAIPSPLICIVVLTLVTTWLGLPLKTVADLGQLPSSLPGWHGIVVPLDMDTLRIIAGPAIAIAMVGLLESMMTARVVDELTDSPSSKGRECAGLGLANIGASLFGGIAGCGMIGQTVGNVRYGGRGRLSTLFAGVFLLVLMVLLKPWVSQVPVVALVAIMVMVSASTFDWGSLRRLVNHPRLSSVVMLSTVAATLFSHDLSIGVGLGVLLSALFFAWRAAGALQVAHVEMAAAKGAVEHHYRVRGQVFFASADAFVDAFDPRQAEGARVQLDVSAARFWDVTALAALDKVRARFDHHGCTVEVIGLQPRALLADGAEDLAG